The DNA region TGGATCCTGTAGAATTTAGTGCTGATTCTTTTGAACCTGTAATCCTTATTGTAAACGATCCTTGTTATATTCTTGTTAGAAAAGATGCTCCTTGGAAGGATTTAAGAGAGTATGTGGAATATGCTAAACAGAATCCTGGAAAGATCACTATTGGTAATGGTGGTGCTGGAGGAGGAACCCATCTTGCTGCTCTTGCCTTTGAGAGTTTTGCAAAGATAAAGCTTACTCATGTGCCCTTTGAAGGAGGAGGACCTGCAGTTACTGCTCTTGTAGGTGGGCATATTAATTCCTACATGGGTGCTGCACCTGAAGGTCTTGCTAATGTGGATTCTGGACAACTTAGGATTTTGGGAGTTTTTGGTTCTAAACGTCTTGATAAATATCCCGACGTTCCTACAGCAAAAGAGCAAGGATTTAATTTCCAATTTGGTATGTGGAGAGGAGTTGCAGTACAAAGAGGTACACCGAAGGAGATTGTGGATAGGCTACATACCATATTCTATAGGGCTATGAGAGATCCCGAATTTCAAAAGAAGGCAAGAGAACTATCTTTAACATTAGATTATAAAGGTCCAGCTTCCTTTGCTAAATTTATTAAGGATTATGACAAATACTATGAAAATCTTATAAAGAGTAATAAGTTAGGAAATAAATATAAGTATTAGAGTATTCTCCCCCTACTTTAAAGTGGGGGGAGATTTTATTTTTAGCGTGGGAGGGAAGGGTTGATGAGATTAAGATTTAGTTGGGATACTGGTATAGGGATAGGTATAGTACTTTTTGGTTTCTTTATATTGATTAATGCCTTAAATATGCCTAATATGCCTTTGGGACTTGGGCCTGGAGATTTTCCTGAGATTGTGAGTATTGGGCTTATTATTTGTGGGATTATTTTAGCTATACAAAGCATAAGGAAGATGGAAAAAACTAAAAAGATGTATTCTGCGAATTCTTTAAGGGATATTTTAATCCTCATATTTCTCTCTCTTTTGTATGTGTATCTTGTAAGCTATCTTGGTTTTTTATATCTCACTCCTTTTCTCATGTTTGCTACCATGTATCTTTTTGGGTATAGAAAAATACCTTATGCAATTGTCATAAGCATCATTTTTACCCTTTTGGTTTATTACGTTTTCTACGGAATATTTAAGGTTCCTCTTCCTCAATTTTCTTTATTCTAAGGGTAGAGGAGAGAGAAAGATGATAAATTATTGGATAGAAGGTTTAAAAATAGCTCTTCAATTTAATAACTTACTTTTAATGTTAATAGGTACCATTGGTGGAATTATTGTAGGTGCGCTTCCTGGTGTTACTTCCTCTATGGGAATAATTCTTCTTCTTCCTTTCACTTATTATTTAGATCCTAAATCTGCCCTTTTAATGCTTGCAGGAATGTACTCTGGATCTATGTTTGGAGGATCTATCTCAGCTGTACTTTTAGGAGTTCCTGGAACACCCTCTGCTGCTGCAACTGTAATTGATGGCTATCCCTTGGGAAGGCAAGGAAAAGCAGGTAAAGCTATATTTACTGCATTAATAGCTTCTTTCTTAGGGGGTATCCTAAGCGGTATTGTTTTAGTATTTTTAGCTCCACTTCTTGCCTCTTTTGCATTGAAATTTTCTCCAATTGATTATTTTGCTCTTGCTATTTTTGGTCTTTCAATAATTGCAAGTGTATCAGGAAAATATTTGTTAAAAGGTATAATTTCAGGACTTTTGGGTCTATTTATTTCAATGGTTGGAGTAGAGAATATAAGGGGATCTACAAGATTTACTTTTGGAATATCGTCTCTTTCTGCTGGATTTGAACTTTTACCT from Dictyoglomus turgidum DSM 6724 includes:
- a CDS encoding tripartite tricarboxylate transporter substrate binding protein; translated protein: MTFKNFFVKGGRMMFSKRLFIVLALLLILLITIGSGVDFPTRPVQIIVPWSAGGATDVLFRSIASVFPKYANGQPLVVNNIPGGGAVPGTMEFLRAKPDGYTLLSFAAPILIKSHMDPVEFSADSFEPVILIVNDPCYILVRKDAPWKDLREYVEYAKQNPGKITIGNGGAGGGTHLAALAFESFAKIKLTHVPFEGGGPAVTALVGGHINSYMGAAPEGLANVDSGQLRILGVFGSKRLDKYPDVPTAKEQGFNFQFGMWRGVAVQRGTPKEIVDRLHTIFYRAMRDPEFQKKARELSLTLDYKGPASFAKFIKDYDKYYENLIKSNKLGNKYKY
- a CDS encoding tripartite tricarboxylate transporter TctB family protein; this translates as MRLRFSWDTGIGIGIVLFGFFILINALNMPNMPLGLGPGDFPEIVSIGLIICGIILAIQSIRKMEKTKKMYSANSLRDILILIFLSLLYVYLVSYLGFLYLTPFLMFATMYLFGYRKIPYAIVISIIFTLLVYYVFYGIFKVPLPQFSLF